GCTTTCTTGCTTCAATAAAATCATTCAAAAGTGCTTTACGTGTGGGGTTCTGAATGTTGCGTATCGTGTCGGGCAGAAGCTCGTTTATGCTCTGGTTTATTTCTGTCCGTGCAGTTTCGAGATCTTGCTCTGAGTTACTTTTAGTGTATTGAAGTATATAATATCTGGAAAGAAGCACGTGCTCCTGGATACTTCCGGCATAAAAAGCTGCGTCAGGGTCGCCGTCTTTATAAGCCGACTGAGTGATCTCTGTGAGGTTTTTCCTCATTCTGATACCGGTTTCCTGCAGGTTTCCAAGCTCTGCATTTCTCTTATGAATTATATCAACTACATCTGCGAAATAATTTTCGTAGTCATTCAGATGATTTTCTAGAGTATCAATTGCTTTCGCTCTTGCCGGTTCCTGTATCTCTTCCTGTGCCTGATCGAGAAAATCGTTCATCTTTCCTACATATTCGTTAAAGCCCGCCAGGTCATTGTCACGATTGGTAAGCAGAAAGCTCATTACGTTCATTCTGACCATCAGCATATTTGCCTGGAGCCTTCCGGCAAGGTTTGTGTCCATTGCAAGCTGACGATAACTTTTAAATCCAGAAGATGAATAAGCAGATTCAAAGATTGAAGAAGCGGATATGGTCAGTATTATTGCAATTACCACTGAGAACCCAATAATTATAAGCTTGGAAATTTTCATTATAATCCTCTTTCATGTAAAATAAGTTTACGTAGTGTTGTGTTTGTCTGTAAGACAAAGATAGCTTGCTTATCTAAATATGCAATAATTTTTATCAAATATCTACCAAGATGCAGTAGGAAAATTGTGGTATAAAGAGAGTATGGAAAGAGGGCTGTCCAATAAGCTGGCTTCAGAACTAAAAAAACATCTTGGTAATAACGAAGACTGGCTCATTAAACGAATTTTATATTATGCAAAAAAGCAAGGTTATACCGCATACACTTCCACCCTTGAAGAGGCGTGGAGGGCTTCAATTGTCGGTCTTAGTACCCCCCTGCTTAATACTCCGTCCACATCCTTCTGGCTACAGGAGCTACATCCTCATTCCGATTTTCCGAGCGATCCTTATGCCCAGTTCGGTGTTATGGAAGCTAAAAAACACAGGGAACGGGGGATAGACCTGATAATGTTTCTTGGGCTTTTCAAATATTACCGGCAAACATATGAAGACCTGCTTTTCAAAGTTGATATGGACATGGACGACATTAAGAGCTGCCGTACTTTTCTGAAAAGGTATTTCGACAGGGTAGAGCTTGGCTTTATCGATGGATGGATGAAGCTCGGCGGTGATACCATTAACCATGAGATGACAGAGGCTAACAGGCAGCTTACAAATGAGAAGTCTTTGTATCTGACTACTCTGGAAAGCCTTAAGCAGCCGCTTATCGTTACGGATGACAACGGAGCAGTGAAGCTTATGAATCAGGCAGCGGCAGAGCTGTTTGCAGGTCATTCCGCACCAGGTGCAGTGTATTACGGCGGCCAGAAGGTTAATATCTCTCCTGTTATAGAGAAGAATATTAAACTTTTTCTAAAGACGTATAAAGTGTCAGACAGTTACACATTTGTTTATAACAATAAAGTCTTTGATGTTACGTCTACCCGTATGAAAGATGTTAGCGGTAAATTTATCGGTCTTGCCGTTATATTAAACGACATAACAGATAAGAGAAACACAGAAAGCTACCTGAAAGAAAGTGAAGCACTGCGGAAGGCATTTATGGAGGGGATAGATGCTGCTGCACTTGTGCTGGACATGGAAACACAGGAAGTTGTTGATTTTAATACCAGAGTGGAAGATCTTTTTTCTGGGTGCAGTTTTACAGAGGAAGGTCCTGTTTTTTATGAAAATATTGGCGGTGAGCCTCACTCTGTATTCGATCTTGCGGAAAAGTCAGTTAATAATGAAGAACGATATATCGACCTTTGCAGAGAGCATTTTAAACCGGTCAGACTTTTTTCTGTGGAAGTATGGTTTCACAACAAACGTCATAAAATAATGATAATTTTTGATATTTCACGGGAGAAAATGCTGGAGAAAAGAGCTAACCACCTGCAGCATCTTGAAGTTCTGGGGGATATCGCAAGCTCCATTCCTGTTATGATAGGTGCAGCCACGGAGGAGCTGGGGGATACTATCGATGAGCTTCAGAAAGGGCTTGCCGGTGGCGTAGGCTCTGACGTTTTAATAGATAATGTCAAAACAGCAGCAGGGAAGGCATCTGATATCAGTGAAGTTATCACTGCCCTGCATTCCATTGTGCAGTATGAAACAGAGAGTGCGTGTATTGATCTGAATCAGCTTTTGAAAAACTGTATAACCCTTACACGGGACAAGTGGTATCCATATGCCGATGTGCAGACATCATTTGGAAACGGGCAGATTGGGGTTGTATGCTCTCCTGATGAGATGGGACAGGTTTTTCTGAATCTGCTTGTGAATGCTGCCTATGCAGTGCGCAAGAAGTATGAGACAGACAGTGGCAGAGGTTCTATTATTATATCGAGCAGATATACTGGTACGTTTTTCGAGGCAAAGATAAGTGACTCGGGCATAGGCATAAAGAAAAAAGACTACAAGCGTGTTTTTGATCAGGGATTTTCTACAAAAGAGGTTGGCAGTGTCACAGGGAATGGACTTGCCATAGTGTACGATATCGTGGTGAAAAGACACAAAGGGACTATTGAATTTAAAAGTGCAGAAGGGAGGGGGACTGAGTTTACTCTCCGGATTCCCGTTGATTAGGTATGATGTATTTTAAACTCCCAACAGAAACAGCCAGAAGGTGAAAGTAAAGATAGACAGCAGTGTTGATATAACTATCGTACTTCCGGCAAGCGGCGCATCACCCTGCATCTGAGAGGCAAGAACATAATTCACAGTAGCAGTCGGCGCAGACAGCATTATAACGAGTGTTTTTGATGTGATAGAAAATTCCATTCCGAACAAATGGAGCAGTGCAAACGCCAGAAAAGGCATCACAAGTAATTTCATCGATGACGCCAGCATAGAGGGCATCAACTCTCCTTTCATCTGTGCACGGCTCATGCTCCCCCCCACACAAAAGAGAGCAAGTGGCAGTGTCACTCCGCTGACAATCTGAAGAGACCTTTCTATGAAAACAGGAAAACCTATAGAGAACCATGACGCGGCAATGCCCAGCAGACAGGCTATTGCAAGTGGGTTAAGCAGTGTGTTCCTGAGGAACGGTTTGAATGATCTGCCCGTTGTCATGGATATGCTGAGAGCCACGACGGACATAAAGTTGACCATAGGCACAACAAATGCCATCAGAACAGAAGCGACCACAAGTCCCTGATCACCGTATGCATATGCGCTTACGGGTAGTCCCATATACGCATAGTTAGCACGAAATGAATTCATGGCAAAAGTGCCGGAGGAATTGCCAAGCCCTGTTGTTTTAGCAAGGATAAATGATATGGCGAACATAAGCATTATTGCGCATATCATAACCACAAGATGGCTTATGCTGAATACTGAACGCAGGTCGGCATGGGATATTTTGTAAAACAATAGAACAGGCAGACAGACATTGAATATCAGCCTGTTTGCTGTTGTGATGAAGTCTCCGTCAATAAGGTTAATCCGCTTTATGAACCAGCCCAGGGACAGGACTATGAACACAGGGAGAATAATTTGTAAAATTTGTACCATTTTTCTTATCTTTTATTATAATAGCGCAGTTGTTGATGCATTATACTTAAAAAATTAATTTGTATCACTAAAACTTTATATAAAGGTGACGCTTATGAGGTTTAATAAAGGTTTCTGGTGGCTTATGCTGCTTGTAACATCACTATTCGGCGCCCATATGGTAAACACTGACCTTCGTGGCGACAGTATGAACTATGCAGCTATTTCTAACAATATTCTGCATGGAAATAATCCTTTGATACTGACTTTGAACGATAACCTTTATATGAATAAACCGCCGTTGTTTTTCTGGGTGAATGCTTTGTTTATAAAGTTTTTCGGTGCGACGCCATTTAGTGTGAAGCTTTCTACTCTCCTTGCCGCTCTTGCTGTAACATTTTTCCTTTATAAAATTATAAAAGAGATATTAAAAGATGAACGTTCTGCGGTCATAGCACCATTTTTATTTTTTACGACATACATAGTTTATAAAAATACTCACATGTTAAAGCTTGAGACTTTTGTCAGCGCATTTATGCTGGGAGCGGTATATTTTTATTTAAGGTTTATTAAGGATAAAGGCAGTTTGAATCTTATTCTTGTTAGTATCTTTTCGGGGCTGGCAGTTTTTTCCAAAGGGGCTTTGGGAGTTGTGCCTGTTGCAGCTATGTTTGTATTTCCTGTTTTCTGCAAAAACCTGCTTACATTTAGTTATTACTCAAAAATGTTGCTGGTGGCAGTACTGACAGTTGTTATCCCCGGGTGGTGGTTTTGGTATATTATAGGGCAGACCCCTTTTTTTGAAACCTTCTTTATCAGTCAGATGCTTGACAGGGTTGGAGATAATGCCATCAGTATGAGTGGTACAACCTATTTTCGAAGACCTGTGTGGGCATATCTGATTTATATCCTTAAATACGGTGGTCTTTTTATTGTTCTGTTTCCCTATGGTCTTTACAGGCTTAAAAAGGACGGTAAGATAAATACTGGTGTTAAATTTATGCTGACACTTGCAGTGATGTATACGGTTGTAATTCACTTTATTACGACAAGAGAACAGAGATATCTTTATCAGTTTTATATGTTTTTCTGGTTTGCCGGTGCTTATGGTGTTTCTGTACTGATAAAGAAGAATTATACGCCGTTTTTGAAATATGTATCCATAGGGCTTCTGCTGTTTCTGGTAATTTATCCCGGGGATCTTAACTGGAGCACATATGGTGTGCTTATGGATGTTAACCGTATAGCAGAGAAAAACGATATTAAAGTTGTGGCAAGGGAACCAAACCTTACGGATAAATCAGATAAGGCGGCTATGAGTTTTTATCTGCGGGGTTATTCTTCCAGTCCGGCAGGACTAGAGAGATGGATAGAAGTTACTGATAAACACCATAGACTTAATGACGGCGACCTTTTGTATTCCACACGCAGGATACTTGTTTATCTTATGAGGTCAGAAGGTGCCAACTAAATATTGTTATTGTGCGTAATATGATGTATAAGACGAGCTATGAAATATAAAGATTTTACAAAATACTTCGGCGGACAGTACATGCGTTACTGGTACATCGCCTTTGCAGTGGTTATTATATGGTTTACTGTGAATATGGTGAACAACGGTGCAGTTTCAAGCTATGAGCTGACAGCATATGATAATGCGGGCAATGTTGTCGGAACGAAGGTTGTTAATGGCGATACAATGAGTGCTCCCGAGAGACTGCCGATAACCAAATCCTATAAACCTCTGAAACCGATCGGGATACTGGACTAAAGCAATCTGACTGCATTTCCGGTGATCTAACTTCTCTTCTGTAGCTTTAAATAAGATAATAAAAGTCTGTGAAATCGGAAAAGTTCTTGATTTCCAGTGATTTTGGATTAATAATCAGTATGGCAGAGGAGCTATAGGTACTGTTATGTCAGAGATCAGCTATAAAAGTCTGAGGTACAAATGGATATACAGAAAGCCTGAATGCAGCGACATTTCAGAGCTCGCAGATGAGCTGGGGATGCCGGTGTGCATAACTGAGGCTTTGTATAAGCGTGAACTTTTTAATGCTGATGTCCTTGATGCCTATTTCAAAACCCCTCTGAAGGGGATCTCTTCCCCCTTTCTTATAAAAGATATGGAAAAAGCCGCAGCAGCGATTGCGGAGTCTATTAAAAATAATACAAAAATATGCATATACGGTGACTATGACGTTGACGGTGTCACGTCAGTTGCGCTTATGTTTCTCTTTCTGAAAGAAGTGGGAGCGGATGTAACTTACTATATCCCCAACAGGCTGCAAGAGGGCTATGGACTGAACAAAACAGCAATAAAAGATATAGCGGAAGCCGGGAGCAGGCTTATAATAACTGTAGACTGTGGCATAAATGCCATGGAAGAAGTGCAGTATGCTGTTTCCATGGGGGTGGAGGTTATAATAACTGATCATCACCAGCCTTCCGAAAGTATCCCTGAGGGTGCTGCCGCAGTAGTAAACCCAATGAGAGAAGACGACACCAGCGCCTTTAAGGGGTTGTCCGGTGTGGGAGTTGCCTTTAAACTTGTTATGGCACTCCGCTACAAGCTGAATGAGTCCGGACGATTCAAAGGTAAGATACCAAACATCAAAAAATATCTCGATCTGGTCACGCTTGGCACTATTGCAGACGTTGTGCCTCTTGTTGGCGAAAACAGAATTATCGTCAGGCACGGACTGGAGATATTATCAGGAAAGAACTGCCGTCCCGGTCTACGTGAGCTTAAACGTGTGGCGGGGATAGACGGGCAGAAGGTTACCACAACCCATGTCGGATTTGGTCTTGCCCCACGGATAAACGCTGTCGGGCGTATGGGGGCATCGGATAAAGGGCTCAGGCTTCTGATTACAAACGACAGGGAACAATCTTTGTATCTGGCAGAGGAGCTGGACAAAGAGAACAAATCCCGTCAGGACATAGAAAGGCATATAATAGAAGAATCCTTTAAGCGGGTTGAGAAAAATAAGCTCCACGAAAAATATAAAGGACTTGTGCTGTACTCTGAGGAGTGGCATCAGGGTGTAATAGGGATTGTTGCATCCCGTCTGGTCGAAAAGTATAATCTGCCTGCGATAGTGCTGACTTTCGAAGATGGTGTTGGCAAAGGTTCCGGACGGAGCATTCCGTCTTTCGACCTTTACAAGGGGCTGGAGCAGATGCAGGACATCCTTTTGTCTTTCGGAGGGCATAAATATGCCGCCGGGCTGAGGATAGAGGAACAGCACATCACAAGCCTTCAGAAGCGTTTTCATAAGGCGGTTGAAGACCTGCTAGAGCCAAAGGATTTCGTTGCCGAGCTGAAAATTGATGCGCTCATGGAACCCTCTGATGTCAGCTCAGAGCTGATGAAGTGGCTGGGGCGCATGGAGCCTTACGGTGCGGGGAACAGAGAGCCTGTTTTCTGTATGCGCGGAGTTAATAAGCATCAGGAGCCCGTTTTTGTGGGCAGAGAAAGTATGCATCTGAAGATATTTCTGGAAAAAAACGGAAAGGTCTTTGACTGCATAGGTTATAACATGAAAGCATACAAGGATGTTGTGTACGGAAACGAAAGTTTTGATATAGTTTTTTCTCCAGCGGCGACAGGCTATTATCACGGGCGTTACACACAGCTTGTTTTAAAAGATATAAAACCGGCGGATGGTGAATGGGAAACAGAGAAAGAATAGTCCGTTTGATGGACATACAGGACAGATTGATAAAAAACGGCATAAAAGACGGGTTCGACCGTGTGCATACCGCATACGTATATGCCGCCCAGAAGCATAGAGGACAGCTGCGGAAAAGTGGTGAGCCTTACCTCTCGCACCCTTTGAATGTCGCTTACATACTCGCTCAGATGAATATGGACGTAGATACTGTTGTGGGCGGGCTTCTTCATGATACAGTCGAAGACACAGATGCAACATTCGATGAGATATCAAAGCTTTTCGGCGAAGATGTTGCGTTCATCGTGGACGGTGTCACAAAAATAGGAAAGATAGAGTTTAAATCTCAGCAGGAGAAACAGGCGGAAAACTTCCGTAAGATGCTTATATCCATGTCAAAAGATGTACGTGTTATCCTCATTAAGCTTGCAGACAGGCTGCATAATATGCGTACTCTGGACTATCTACACGATGAGAAAAAACGAAGAATAGCAAGGGAAACCATGGACATCTATGCACCTATGGCACACAGGATGGGGATTGCGTGGATAAAATGGGAGCTCGAAGACAGGTGTTTCCACATCCTTGAGCCTGATGAATATTACGATATATACGAAAAAGTTAAGCTCAAACGCGGCGAGCGCGAGGAGTTGCTGATTAATGTCCGCGAAAAAGTCGTGGAGGAGCTCCAGAAGCACAATATAAAAGCTAGTGTCACAGGCAGACCGAAGCACTTCTTTTCAATCTATAATAAGATGAAAAAGAAGAAAGTAAGTTTTGAAGAGATATACGATCTGCTGGCTCTCCGTGTGCTGGTTGACGATGTTGCCACATGCTACGCTGTGATGGGGATTCTTCACAATATCTGGAACCCTATTCAGCACAGATTTAAAGACTATATTGCCATGCAGAAGACAAATCTTTATCAGTCGCTGCACACTACTATCATTACCAAAAAAGGCGTGACAGTGGAGTTTCAGATAAGAACACACGAGATGCACAAAGTTGCGGAAGAGGGTATTGCAGCGCACTGGAAATATAAAGAGGGGAAGGTCTTTGACCCGCAGGAAGATAAGACTTTTACATGGCTTCGCCAGCTTCTGGAACAGCACGAACTGCAAAAACCGGAAGACCTTGTTGAAGCTTTGAAAGAGGATGTTCTGCCGACTCAGATATATGTTTTCACCCCGAACGGTGATGTTATGGAGCTTCCGGTAGGCTCGACACCTGTTGACTTTGCATACAGCATCCATACAGAGGTCGGACATAAATGTAAAGGTGCCAAAGTTGACGGGCGTATAGTTCCTCTGAAATATAAGCTGCGTAACGGTGACCGTATTTCCATTATCACA
This window of the Denitrovibrio acetiphilus DSM 12809 genome carries:
- a CDS encoding RelA/SpoT family protein, with translation MGNRERIVRLMDIQDRLIKNGIKDGFDRVHTAYVYAAQKHRGQLRKSGEPYLSHPLNVAYILAQMNMDVDTVVGGLLHDTVEDTDATFDEISKLFGEDVAFIVDGVTKIGKIEFKSQQEKQAENFRKMLISMSKDVRVILIKLADRLHNMRTLDYLHDEKKRRIARETMDIYAPMAHRMGIAWIKWELEDRCFHILEPDEYYDIYEKVKLKRGEREELLINVREKVVEELQKHNIKASVTGRPKHFFSIYNKMKKKKVSFEEIYDLLALRVLVDDVATCYAVMGILHNIWNPIQHRFKDYIAMQKTNLYQSLHTTIITKKGVTVEFQIRTHEMHKVAEEGIAAHWKYKEGKVFDPQEDKTFTWLRQLLEQHELQKPEDLVEALKEDVLPTQIYVFTPNGDVMELPVGSTPVDFAYSIHTEVGHKCKGAKVDGRIVPLKYKLRNGDRISIITGEDHKPSRDWLNFVKTSRAKTRIRAALRKIDADFSRTVGFELLDKEFKAENLEVREIFNKPENIKKVLEKYKLSDEDDIYATVGFGRISPKQIVHIFSEVKELKPEDLSKPAPVQTRKKSSNPFIIEGIDDVLVKIAKCCSPLPGEDVVGYISRGRGIVVHSTTCQNLKNTVFSNERLVDVQWDDKKNYKMPVKIHANIEDRTGMLNSLTTVLKDMGLNILELSSKRDKDGTAHLDFSIEVKNKNELESVMRKLKTIEGMLNVMSKS
- a CDS encoding AEC family transporter, whose translation is MVQILQIILPVFIVLSLGWFIKRINLIDGDFITTANRLIFNVCLPVLLFYKISHADLRSVFSISHLVVMICAIMLMFAISFILAKTTGLGNSSGTFAMNSFRANYAYMGLPVSAYAYGDQGLVVASVLMAFVVPMVNFMSVVALSISMTTGRSFKPFLRNTLLNPLAIACLLGIAASWFSIGFPVFIERSLQIVSGVTLPLALFCVGGSMSRAQMKGELMPSMLASSMKLLVMPFLAFALLHLFGMEFSITSKTLVIMLSAPTATVNYVLASQMQGDAPLAGSTIVISTLLSIFTFTFWLFLLGV
- the recJ gene encoding single-stranded-DNA-specific exonuclease RecJ; translated protein: MSEISYKSLRYKWIYRKPECSDISELADELGMPVCITEALYKRELFNADVLDAYFKTPLKGISSPFLIKDMEKAAAAIAESIKNNTKICIYGDYDVDGVTSVALMFLFLKEVGADVTYYIPNRLQEGYGLNKTAIKDIAEAGSRLIITVDCGINAMEEVQYAVSMGVEVIITDHHQPSESIPEGAAAVVNPMREDDTSAFKGLSGVGVAFKLVMALRYKLNESGRFKGKIPNIKKYLDLVTLGTIADVVPLVGENRIIVRHGLEILSGKNCRPGLRELKRVAGIDGQKVTTTHVGFGLAPRINAVGRMGASDKGLRLLITNDREQSLYLAEELDKENKSRQDIERHIIEESFKRVEKNKLHEKYKGLVLYSEEWHQGVIGIVASRLVEKYNLPAIVLTFEDGVGKGSGRSIPSFDLYKGLEQMQDILLSFGGHKYAAGLRIEEQHITSLQKRFHKAVEDLLEPKDFVAELKIDALMEPSDVSSELMKWLGRMEPYGAGNREPVFCMRGVNKHQEPVFVGRESMHLKIFLEKNGKVFDCIGYNMKAYKDVVYGNESFDIVFSPAATGYYHGRYTQLVLKDIKPADGEWETEKE
- a CDS encoding ATP-binding protein; the protein is MERGLSNKLASELKKHLGNNEDWLIKRILYYAKKQGYTAYTSTLEEAWRASIVGLSTPLLNTPSTSFWLQELHPHSDFPSDPYAQFGVMEAKKHRERGIDLIMFLGLFKYYRQTYEDLLFKVDMDMDDIKSCRTFLKRYFDRVELGFIDGWMKLGGDTINHEMTEANRQLTNEKSLYLTTLESLKQPLIVTDDNGAVKLMNQAAAELFAGHSAPGAVYYGGQKVNISPVIEKNIKLFLKTYKVSDSYTFVYNNKVFDVTSTRMKDVSGKFIGLAVILNDITDKRNTESYLKESEALRKAFMEGIDAAALVLDMETQEVVDFNTRVEDLFSGCSFTEEGPVFYENIGGEPHSVFDLAEKSVNNEERYIDLCREHFKPVRLFSVEVWFHNKRHKIMIIFDISREKMLEKRANHLQHLEVLGDIASSIPVMIGAATEELGDTIDELQKGLAGGVGSDVLIDNVKTAAGKASDISEVITALHSIVQYETESACIDLNQLLKNCITLTRDKWYPYADVQTSFGNGQIGVVCSPDEMGQVFLNLLVNAAYAVRKKYETDSGRGSIIISSRYTGTFFEAKISDSGIGIKKKDYKRVFDQGFSTKEVGSVTGNGLAIVYDIVVKRHKGTIEFKSAEGRGTEFTLRIPVD
- a CDS encoding ArnT family glycosyltransferase, whose product is MRFNKGFWWLMLLVTSLFGAHMVNTDLRGDSMNYAAISNNILHGNNPLILTLNDNLYMNKPPLFFWVNALFIKFFGATPFSVKLSTLLAALAVTFFLYKIIKEILKDERSAVIAPFLFFTTYIVYKNTHMLKLETFVSAFMLGAVYFYLRFIKDKGSLNLILVSIFSGLAVFSKGALGVVPVAAMFVFPVFCKNLLTFSYYSKMLLVAVLTVVIPGWWFWYIIGQTPFFETFFISQMLDRVGDNAISMSGTTYFRRPVWAYLIYILKYGGLFIVLFPYGLYRLKKDGKINTGVKFMLTLAVMYTVVIHFITTREQRYLYQFYMFFWFAGAYGVSVLIKKNYTPFLKYVSIGLLLFLVIYPGDLNWSTYGVLMDVNRIAEKNDIKVVAREPNLTDKSDKAAMSFYLRGYSSSPAGLERWIEVTDKHHRLNDGDLLYSTRRILVYLMRSEGAN